In a genomic window of Bemisia tabaci chromosome 1, PGI_BMITA_v3:
- the LOC109041183 gene encoding uncharacterized protein: MKKRRCKQTSTNRTFTLKSKDSSHLASQQCYDSSVAPELNPQVNVGRITDSAQSSNSPATCSTYQSPHLSGFFVSSSPLETLSSKESCHVPECSQVPLSLSSESFSVQNGINRQDTYTINYNGDKTRTKEKEGPESKVAQLDSKCVANSRKRKFPRSLSDTILTIKHQCCVHGNIIPLEFLPCQKPLIEGNSNFKVVQHNESDRNSLVDESPEANERHFERSSGASSSQVSFIKSSLVAEPTYKHNTEAISRASSTCRKVSVKVTKLSSRDISAYTTSLSTHSSSPAVSHKTEATSPKSKVNSNICTSLSNSSALDPSGSHDCNRNTRSDKLSPYLSEDSLFRIASQGKACNHFISKLKENNNVQTSTQNSPWKKLQSSQSFCHCSATPFTSTLNSVKKSLRSFHSKSLHQESHHNGFILSETSTGKLHPNLPPTANVSNVLNQAYLTDSLKEVKDASGSRFCESVQELRKQSLSNSDRVASLCSDEGSKSMHKTSSNIRNSSTNSSSCIIESSVVLGEAIPLRGMNSAPSNIQDTENLLTKKSGQQNKPLINVDGELKLASNKPSISSPKTISPLRRKGNLSTELGSKKKISRRKKRKLYLRQKIRHRREIKKKKEFERLATISCTRNLRKSFRLKDCSVILDASSTKNCPNLTSTSKENLSPNNMTSSRSPPHRAPTPSKDHSKGKSMLLLRDLKYFCVNVHQVDENFLDFHGLLPTLCVKPCAPQKRKRESNLPDCSDFMVNCKRQKMGPSSECKRDDSPNKQLITTSLKDFENSVPSEGFFLRTTTPNNAKKSLCLSATKKFQRTEATTLQSKEERGASTNTSSPVGGENSMHTSSSPDVKQEVETQLTEDSSSDEREKSYSTETIECVEAGLMHISPPISENLISAICGRCNKLIPYGTAETMVVSEETMWPNNKVPLCATKSCNGRLLYWGIFKAQLMLKTTKGEYLIAQINDPNAEKFFGCSAAQFFKDPAHKKRIQKRISELLLLNKRAEDIIMKKYTLIKIRNGNELRIRILHTSLFEP; this comes from the exons ATGAAAAAGAGGCGCTGTAAACAAACTTCTACGAATCGTACATTCACTCTTAAGTCGAAGGATTCTAGTCATCTAGCATCGCAACAATGTTACGACTCTTCAGTTGCTCCAGAGTTGAATCCGCAAGTTAATGTAGGTAGGATCACAGATTCTGCTCAGTCTAGTAACTCACCAGCCACCTGTTCAACTTATCAGTCTCCCCATCTATCTGGTTTTTTTGTCTCCAGCTCTCCCCTTGAGACACTTTCATCGAAAGAATCATGTCATGTTCCTGAGTGCAGTCAAGTCCCACTCTCTCTTTCCTCGGAATCCTTCTCTGTACAGAATGGAATCAACAGACAGGATACTTACACGATTAACTATAATGGTGATAAAACACGTACAAAAGAGAAAGAAGGTCCCGAATCAAAAGTTGCGCAGTTGGATAGTAAATGTGTGGCAAACTCAAGGAAGAGGAAATTCCCTCGTTCTTTATCTGATACCATCCTAACAATTAAGCATCAGTGCTGCGTACATGGTAATATCATTCCACTAGAGTTTTTACCTTGTCAAAAGCCTCTGATTGAgggtaattcaaattttaaagtagtCCAACATAATGAATCCGATAGGAATTCACTAGTTGACGAATCGCCTGAAGCAAATGAAAGACACTTTGAACGAAGTTCAGGTGCCAGTTCAAGCCAAGTGTCTTTTATCAAATCCTCATTGGTGGCTGAACCCACTTATAAACACAATACTGAGGCCATTTCTAGAGCGAGTAGCACATGCCGGAAAGTTTCTGTCAAGGTTACCAAACTTTCCTCTCGAGACATTTCTGCATATACCACCAGCCTATCAACGCATTCTAGTTCACCAGCAGTTTCACACAAGACTGAAGCAACTTCTCCAAAATCAAAGGTAAACTCTAATATATGCACTTCACTTTCAAATTCCTCAGCCTTAGATCCCTCTGGTAGTCATGACTGTAATAGAAATACCAGGTCAGACAAACTGTCTCCTTATCTTAGTGAGGACTCTCTTTTTCGCATTGCCAGCCAAGGCAAAGCGTGTAATCATTTCATTTCAAAGCTCAAAGAGAATAACAATGTCCAAACTAGCACTCAAAATTCTCCATGGAAGAAACTGCAAAGCTCTCAATCGTTTTGCCACTGCTCAGCAACGCCTTTCACTTCCACACTCAATTCAGTCAAAAAAAGTCTTCGTTCCTTCCACAGCAAATCATTGCATCAAGAATCTCATCATAATGGATTCATTTTAAGTGAAACTTCAACTGGTAAACTTCATCCTAATCTTCCTCCTACAGCCAATGTATCAAATGTTCTTAATCAAGCTTATCTCACTGATAGTCTTAAAGAGGTCAAAGATGCTTCAGGTTCTCGCTTTTGCGAATCAGTTCAAGAACTGAGAAAGCAAAGCCTAAGTAATTCTGATCGTGTAGCAAGTCTCTGTTCAGACGAGGGTTCTAAATCAATGCATAAAACCTCAAGCAATATTCGTAATTCATCAACAAATAGCAGCAGCTGTATAATTGAAAGTTCTGTGGTTCTTGGTGAAGCCATTCCCTTAAGAGGAATGAACTCAGCCCCCTCAAATATCCAAGATACCGAAAATTTATTGACTAAAAAAAGTGGACAGCAAAACAAGCCTCTAATTAATGTCGATGGAGAATTGAAGCTAGCATCAAACAAGCCAAGTATTTCCTCTCCTAAAACTATCTCCCCTTTAAGAAGAAAGGGCAATCTTTCAACTGAGCTTGGAAGTAAGAAGAAAATATCCAGgcgcaaaaaaaggaaactttatTTAAGACAGAAAATTAGACATCGAAgggaaatcaagaaaaaaaaagaatttgaaagACTGGCAACCATATCTTGTACAAGGAACTTAAGGAAGTCTTTCAGGCTTAAGGACTGCTCTGTTATTTTGGATGCTTCATCAACGAAAAACTGCCCTAATTTAACATCAACTTCAAAGGAAAATCTTTCTCCCAACAATATGACGTCCAGTCGTTCTCCTCCTCATCGTGCACCAACCCCATCTAAAGACCATTCAAAGGGGAAATCAATGCTTTTGCTACGggacttaaaatatttttgcgtTAATGTCCATCAAgtcgatgaaaattttttagattttcatgGCCTGTTACCAACTCTGTGTGTGAAACCGTGTGCCCCTCAGAAACGGAAAAGGGAATCAAATCTCCCTGATTGTTCTGATTTCATGGTTAATTGCAAACGACAAAAGATGGGGCCCTCATCTGAGTGTAAAAGAGATGATTCTCCAAATAAGCAGCTCATTACCACTTCATTGAAAGACTTTGAGAATTCAGTGCCTTCGGagggtttttttctcagaactaCCACTCCCAACAATGCTAAAAAGAGCTTATGCCTATCTGCTACAAAGAAGTTCCAGCGCACTGAGGCAACGACTCTACAAAGCAAAGAAGAAAGAGGG GCATCAACAAATACAAGTTCTCCTGTTGGTGGTGAAAATTCTATGCACACCTCCAGTAGTCCTGATGTGAAGCAGGAAGTTGAAACGCAACTTACAGAAGATTCCTCATCAG atgaaaGGGAAAAATCATATTCCACAGAGACGATCGAGTGTGTTGAAGCTGGTTTAATGCACATATCTCCACCAATTTCAG AGAACCTAATAAGTGCTATCTGTGGACGTTGCAATAAATTGATCCCGTATGGAACAGCAGAAACGATGGTAGTGTCTGAAGAAACTATGTGGCCAAATAATAAAGTACCTCTCTGTGCCACCAAGAGTT